A stretch of Cytophagales bacterium DNA encodes these proteins:
- a CDS encoding Tex family protein, translated as MRSHSEKIAKELLIKPSQVDATVSLLDEGATVPFISRYRKERTGSLDDLAVSTIRDRIQQLRDLDKRRESILGSIEEQGKLTPELKAKINGAETMNVLEDLYLPYKPKRKTKASVAREKGLEPLSQFLWKQGPEDVMAEAAKYVNEEKGVGSELQAIYGARDIIAEMINEDASARDEIRRLFMKEGVISSKVLKGKETAAAKYKDYFEWTEGIDKIPSHRLLAIRRGEREMMLLVDIAPDEDEAVSRLERRFLKGNNESTEQVQGAIKDAYKRLMKPSLENEVRLESKKKADGEAIQVFSENLKQLLLAAPLGQKAVMAVDPGYRTGCKVVCLGKQGQLLAFEAIFPNTPQRETMKAGETVKHLVKQHNIEAIAIGNGTASRETEQFIRALDLPANLVITVVSESGASVYSASETARNEFPDQDVTVRGAVSIGRRLMDPLAELVKIDPKSIGVGQYQHDVDQSSLKKSLDDVVMACVNGVGVELNTASKELLTYVSGLGPQLAENIVAYRNENGPFKQRKDLRKVPRLGDKAFEQAAGFLRIQNGENLLDTSAVHPERYAIVEQMAKDLQANVSQLMSSAELRSKLNLKNYMTDEVGLPTLQDIVQELDKPGRDPREAFEVFQFADGITDITHLSVGMKLPGIVTNITKFGAFVDVGVHQDGLVHVSHLADKFVNDPSKVVKLQQHVQVTVTEVDVSRMRISLSLKADPFGQERQKKPNFKSKQKPRSSEPEGDLQAKLAMLKGKFNR; from the coding sequence ATGAGATCTCACTCGGAGAAGATTGCCAAAGAATTATTGATCAAACCCTCACAGGTCGATGCTACCGTTAGTCTATTGGATGAAGGAGCCACAGTTCCATTCATCTCCAGATACCGGAAAGAGCGAACCGGCAGTTTGGATGATCTGGCAGTCAGTACGATCCGCGATCGCATTCAGCAGCTTCGTGATCTGGACAAACGACGTGAAAGCATTTTAGGCTCCATCGAGGAACAAGGAAAACTCACTCCGGAATTGAAAGCCAAGATCAACGGAGCAGAAACGATGAACGTGTTGGAGGATCTTTACCTCCCATACAAGCCCAAGCGTAAAACGAAAGCTTCCGTGGCGAGGGAAAAGGGGCTGGAGCCACTTTCACAATTCCTGTGGAAGCAAGGACCTGAAGATGTAATGGCCGAAGCAGCTAAATACGTGAACGAAGAAAAAGGAGTTGGCAGCGAGCTTCAGGCGATCTATGGGGCACGTGATATCATTGCTGAAATGATCAATGAAGACGCCAGCGCCAGAGATGAGATCAGAAGATTGTTCATGAAGGAAGGGGTGATTTCCTCCAAAGTCCTGAAAGGTAAAGAAACGGCCGCCGCTAAATACAAAGACTACTTTGAGTGGACAGAAGGCATTGACAAAATCCCTTCTCACCGACTGCTGGCTATCCGGCGTGGAGAGCGAGAAATGATGCTGTTGGTGGACATTGCACCAGATGAAGATGAAGCCGTTTCTCGTTTGGAAAGGCGCTTTTTGAAAGGCAACAATGAATCTACAGAGCAGGTGCAAGGAGCGATCAAAGATGCTTACAAACGGCTGATGAAACCCAGTCTCGAAAATGAAGTCCGACTGGAATCCAAGAAAAAGGCCGATGGAGAAGCCATTCAGGTATTCTCCGAGAACCTGAAACAATTGTTGTTAGCCGCACCCCTGGGACAAAAGGCAGTAATGGCCGTAGATCCTGGTTATCGTACAGGTTGCAAAGTGGTTTGTTTGGGTAAGCAAGGTCAGCTGCTGGCATTTGAAGCAATTTTCCCAAATACCCCGCAACGCGAGACCATGAAAGCGGGTGAGACGGTGAAGCACCTGGTCAAGCAACATAACATTGAAGCCATTGCCATTGGAAATGGAACGGCAAGCCGGGAAACTGAGCAATTCATTCGAGCATTGGACCTGCCAGCTAATCTGGTGATTACTGTCGTCAGTGAAAGTGGTGCTTCTGTTTATTCCGCATCCGAAACAGCCAGAAATGAATTCCCGGATCAGGATGTGACGGTAAGAGGTGCTGTTTCTATTGGTCGTCGTTTGATGGATCCGCTGGCGGAATTGGTGAAAATCGATCCGAAATCCATTGGAGTAGGGCAATATCAACATGATGTAGATCAAAGTTCCTTGAAAAAATCACTCGATGACGTGGTAATGGCCTGTGTGAATGGGGTAGGAGTTGAACTGAATACCGCTAGCAAAGAATTACTGACCTATGTGTCGGGGCTTGGTCCTCAATTGGCAGAAAACATCGTTGCTTATCGCAATGAGAATGGTCCTTTTAAGCAGAGGAAAGACCTTCGAAAGGTGCCACGATTGGGGGACAAAGCATTTGAGCAGGCAGCAGGGTTCTTAAGAATCCAAAATGGAGAAAACTTACTGGATACCAGCGCGGTTCACCCCGAGCGATACGCCATTGTAGAGCAAATGGCAAAAGACCTGCAAGCGAATGTGTCTCAGCTGATGAGCAGTGCGGAGCTCCGCAGCAAACTGAACCTGAAGAACTACATGACTGATGAAGTCGGGTTGCCTACCCTGCAAGACATTGTACAGGAGCTGGACAAACCAGGGCGAGATCCCAGAGAAGCCTTTGAAGTCTTCCAATTTGCAGACGGCATCACGGATATTACCCATTTATCCGTAGGAATGAAATTGCCGGGTATCGTAACCAACATCACGAAATTTGGTGCTTTTGTGGATGTAGGAGTACATCAGGATGGCCTGGTTCACGTTTCACATCTGGCCGATAAGTTTGTTAATGATCCAAGCAAGGTGGTGAAGTTGCAGCAACACGTTCAAGTAACAGTGACGGAAGTCGATGTTTCCCGCATGCGCATTTCCCTTTCCTTGAAAGCCGATCCATTTGGTCAGGAACGTCAGAAAAAGCCAAATTTCAAATCCAAACAAAAGCCTCGTTCTTCAGAGCCAGAAGGGGATTTGCAGGCAAAACTGGCCATGCTGAAGGGGAAGTTCAACCGTTAA
- a CDS encoding endonuclease domain-containing protein produces MRAAQVKGFKFNRQKPIDNYIVDFYCKKLNLVIEVDGESHVHDQASIGDERRQNLLEQMGVSFLRFDDLDVKFIMTFVLGEIYHFIEVWKASNPPSPLDKRDY; encoded by the coding sequence TTGAGGGCTGCCCAGGTTAAAGGATTCAAATTCAATCGTCAAAAACCAATAGATAACTATATTGTTGATTTCTATTGTAAGAAGCTAAATCTTGTGATTGAAGTGGACGGAGAGAGTCATGTTCATGACCAGGCATCGATTGGAGATGAGAGAAGACAAAACCTTTTGGAACAAATGGGGGTGTCATTCCTCCGTTTTGACGATCTGGATGTGAAATTTATTATGACCTTTGTTCTAGGCGAAATATATCATTTCATTGAAGTCTGGAAAGCTTCGAATCCCCCTAGCCCCCTTGATAAGAGGGATTACTAA
- a CDS encoding TlpA disulfide reductase family protein, giving the protein MAEKQRKISKEAREWIILIAVGSFLYFTGLHTTVIGTLQRGILATGIMQPSLEQEMKKASYDLLLEDMEGNQVSLSSLKGKTIFMNLWATWCAPCVAEMPDINGLYEQMNGEVAFVMLSRDEDEAKARNWILRKGYDFPVYFQRSAMPPQYQTGSIPTTFVISPKGNITVTRSGMAKYDTEEFRNYLASLNSDDLLNPNLTDR; this is encoded by the coding sequence ATGGCTGAGAAACAACGAAAAATTTCCAAAGAAGCACGTGAATGGATCATCCTGATCGCAGTAGGATCGTTCCTTTATTTCACAGGGCTTCATACGACCGTGATCGGCACCTTGCAGCGGGGGATTCTGGCCACAGGCATCATGCAACCTTCACTGGAGCAGGAGATGAAAAAGGCCTCATATGATCTTTTACTGGAAGACATGGAAGGCAACCAAGTGTCCTTGTCTTCTTTGAAAGGCAAAACCATCTTCATGAACCTATGGGCTACCTGGTGTGCACCCTGTGTCGCGGAAATGCCCGACATAAACGGGCTGTACGAGCAAATGAATGGTGAAGTAGCTTTTGTCATGCTTTCAAGGGATGAAGATGAGGCTAAAGCCAGGAACTGGATTTTACGCAAAGGCTATGATTTTCCAGTCTACTTTCAACGTTCGGCCATGCCTCCACAATATCAGACCGGTTCTATCCCGACTACTTTCGTCATTTCCCCTAAAGGCAACATTACTGTAACGCGTTCGGGTATGGCCAAATACGATACGGAGGAATTTAGGAATTATTTGGCTTCTCTCAACTCAGACGACCTGCTCAATCCCAATTTAACTGACCGCTAG
- a CDS encoding agmatinase family protein — protein sequence MVDFDPSGVGIKGSLFGFPYQPEDADLIIIPMPWDVTVSYGAGTALGPKAILDASVQLDFELYGVERPWSYPVAMVENLLFEKDNIQSRQLAEAIIDELEQDKPVDSNQLRMVNQACQEMFLHGHDLASTWLDRGKKVAFLGGDHSTPLGLIKALSDQQSFGILQIDAHMDLRQAYEGFEFSHASIMYNAIRLERIQSITQVGIRDYCEEEVNFIKQSENPIHVFYDDQVKAGMMQGHSWHDWVEQIIATLPDRVYISFDIDGLQPFLCPNAGTPVPGGLTFEEADYLLRAVARSGKEIIGFDLSEVGPGENEWDANVGARILYRLCTYLGLSSGQLNWD from the coding sequence ATGGTCGATTTTGATCCGTCAGGAGTAGGCATAAAAGGCAGTCTGTTTGGTTTTCCTTATCAACCAGAAGATGCCGACCTGATCATTATTCCGATGCCATGGGATGTTACCGTTTCTTATGGAGCAGGTACAGCTTTGGGGCCAAAGGCCATTTTGGATGCTTCTGTTCAATTGGATTTTGAGCTTTATGGGGTGGAAAGACCCTGGTCTTACCCCGTGGCAATGGTTGAGAATTTATTGTTTGAGAAAGACAACATTCAAAGTCGTCAATTGGCCGAAGCCATCATTGATGAGCTTGAGCAAGACAAGCCAGTTGATTCTAATCAACTTAGGATGGTCAACCAGGCTTGCCAGGAAATGTTTTTGCATGGCCATGATTTGGCCAGTACCTGGTTGGACAGAGGAAAAAAGGTCGCTTTTCTAGGAGGTGATCACTCTACTCCGCTGGGTTTGATAAAGGCTTTGAGTGATCAACAGAGTTTTGGTATACTGCAGATTGATGCACACATGGACTTGAGACAAGCTTATGAAGGATTCGAATTTTCCCATGCCTCAATCATGTACAATGCCATTCGATTAGAAAGAATTCAGTCGATCACGCAAGTAGGTATCCGGGATTATTGCGAGGAGGAAGTGAATTTCATCAAGCAGTCCGAAAATCCGATCCATGTCTTTTATGACGATCAGGTGAAAGCCGGTATGATGCAGGGGCATTCCTGGCATGATTGGGTGGAGCAAATCATTGCAACGTTACCCGATCGGGTTTATATCAGTTTTGATATCGATGGGTTGCAGCCTTTTCTATGTCCTAATGCGGGTACTCCAGTTCCTGGAGGACTTACATTCGAAGAAGCCGATTATTTATTACGAGCAGTAGCCAGATCCGGTAAAGAGATCATTGGATTTGACCTGTCAGAAGTAGGTCCAGGGGAAAATGAGTGGGATGCGAATGTAGGGGCGCGTATCCTTTATAGATTGTGTACCTACCTGGGACTTTCTAGCGGTCAGTTAAATTGGGATTGA
- a CDS encoding histidine phosphatase family protein, which translates to MVKKLYLVRHAEAANTTASDFQRPLTGEGERVARRLGKWVDEQAFSIDQIISSTALRAKTTAELINESLGKGSVQQDAELYEASVRTFLRTVNAISDDINGAMMVAHNPSITYLAEYLTGSPVVNMEPGSMAIITFSDFDWAEASEKTGNLDRYVSPREIS; encoded by the coding sequence ATGGTTAAGAAACTTTATCTCGTAAGACACGCCGAAGCAGCCAATACGACTGCAAGTGATTTTCAACGACCTCTGACTGGTGAAGGAGAACGAGTCGCCCGACGCCTAGGGAAATGGGTGGATGAGCAAGCATTTTCTATCGATCAAATTATTTCAAGTACGGCATTGAGAGCCAAAACCACCGCGGAATTAATCAACGAATCCTTAGGCAAAGGTAGCGTTCAGCAAGATGCGGAACTGTATGAAGCTTCGGTGCGGACTTTTTTAAGGACGGTTAATGCCATTTCCGATGATATCAATGGGGCGATGATGGTGGCCCACAATCCTTCCATTACTTACCTCGCAGAGTACCTCACAGGATCTCCAGTTGTCAACATGGAACCTGGAAGTATGGCCATCATTACATTCTCCGACTTTGATTGGGCTGAAGCAAGTGAGAAAACCGGGAACCTGGATCGCTACGTTTCTCCAAGAGAGATCAGTTGA